From a single Stomoxys calcitrans chromosome 4, idStoCalc2.1, whole genome shotgun sequence genomic region:
- the LOC106086961 gene encoding extracellular matrix-binding protein ebh → MSHWLTLIEIVQKICGENPEIEEILNETERLHKEKQLLQNELKESERENTRLQIELFNVKAMIEPPNHNPNEAPCEQTYSQLTTNCVALRFNIMQIDFMKILQCNHMQMEQNFRHEMQQIHDMTMSLSPLYEQMEQRDVVQRYRTAQLAYKESKEELEKVQSSLEKCTREGLKRLNNAKEKSNKLIVSLVQSCKNLNDLKQKFQQLKKYEEKLKNLQQKKLELMSKLENAKINNFGVLMPCKSTTRNSTSSLPSPYLQTFKNDNPKLPTFAEIMNSINTDLTKFEMESEITVIENTTNIMVKSILRNSQDSLMEINQSFTTKHTKHVQFKKPLEEKFEYNGATDTTVSDSSSDETHIDVVMPQLNQLFKELGEIELETDIYQISSDDESAKDEGATNVTVTKQKKNIVENMASKSPIQPTHSQGDDKSEEMSPSNDNNKTKEVAPVLKDTENLSSNKPKLDILECVVLKPSSQFAYNEAADASKENVLKELDYKIDEDKTKHSSDEEIMSPPTIQDGESFAQSFYQELLSPSQIELSEPESDTSSTSKDVFKDFSSYLNAVKIETTNTENNVSRNKNRPNSSLNFASNGDDKNPSSNNDFLDFMNFDTTTSFNLTSNDEDEKGGGAMDFLFS, encoded by the exons ATGAGCCACTGGTTAACTTTAATCGAAATCGTACAAAAGATTTGCGGTGAAAACCCAGAAATAGAGGAAATATTAAATGAAACAGAACGTTTGCACAAGGAAAAGCAATTACTTCAAAATGAGTTGAAAG AAAGCGAACGTGAAAATACTCGTCTTCAAATTGAACTTTTCAATGTCAAAGCTATGATCGAACCACCTAATCACAACCCCAATGAAGCTCCATGCGAGCAAACTTATTCTCAACTAACAACCAATTGCGTCGCTCTGCGTTTTAACATAATGCAAATAGATTTTATGAAGATCTTGCAATGCAATCATATGCAAATGGAACAAAACTTTCGACACGAAATGCAGCAAATACACGATATGACAATGTCTTTATCGCCATTATATGAACAAATGGAACAACGGGATGTTGTTCAGAGATATCGTACAGCCCAATTAGCATACAAAGAGTCTAAAGAGGAGTTGGAAAAAGTTCAAAGCTCATTAGAGAAATGTACACGAGAAGGTTTAAAACGTTTGAATAACGCCAAAGAAAAGAGTAATAAATTAATAGTTTCTTTAGTTCAAAGCTGCAAAAACTTGAACGATTTAAAACAGAAG tttcaacaattaaagaaatatgaagaaaaactaaaaaatctccagcagaaaaaattggaattgATGAGCAAATTAGAAAATGCCAAAATTAAT AATTTTGGTGTgcttatgccatgtaaaagcacCACCAGAAATAGCACATCGTCATTACCATCCCCCTATTTACAAACATTCAAAAATGATAATCCAAAACTTCCAACCTTTGCTGAGATTATGAATTCTATAAATACCGATCTAACTAAATTTGAAATGGAGTCAGAAATTACTGTCATCGAAAACACCACCAACATAATGGTTAAATCTATTTTACGCAATAGCCAAGATAGTTTAATGGAAATCAACCAGTCCTTTACAACAAAGCATACCAAACATGTACAATTTAAAAAGCCATTGGAggaaaaatttgaatataacggTGCTACGGACACAACagtatccgattcaagttcagaTGAAACTCACATTGATGTAGTGATGCCTCAACTTAATCAATTATTTAAGGAGTTAGGGGAGATTGAGCTAGAAACCGATATTTATCAGATATCATCTGACGATGAATCAGCTAAAGACGAAGGTGCAACAAATGTAACTGTTaccaaacagaaaaaaaatatagtgGAGAATATGGCGTCAAAATCCCCTATACAACCAACTCATTCTCAAGGAGATGATAAAAGTGAAGAAATGTCCCCTTCTAATGATAATAACAAGACAAAAGAAGTGGCCCCTGTTCTAAAAGATACCGAAAATTTATCTTCGAACAAACCAAAATTAGATATTCTGGAGTGTGTTGTCCTAAAGCCTTCTTCGCAGTTTGCTTATAATGAAGCAGCTGATGCAAGTAAAGAAAATGTACTCAAGGAGTTAGATTATAAAATAGACGAAGATAAAACTAAACATTCCTCAGATGAAGAAATAATGTCACCCCCTACTATACAGGATGGCGAAAGTTTTGCTCAATCCTTTTACCAGGAACTTTTATCACCAAGTCAAATTGAATTATCTGAACCCGAATCTGATACTTCATCTACTTCAAAAGACGTATTCAAAGATTTTAGTTCATACCTTAATGCGGTTAAAATTGAGACTACAAATACTGAGAATAATGTATCGCGTAATAAAAATCGACCAAATAgcagtttaaattttgcatcGAATGGTGATGATAAGAACCCGTCATCAAATAACGATTTTCTAGATTTTATGAATTTCGATACAACAACTAGTTTTAATTTAACTTCTAATGATGAGGACGAAAAAGGTGGAGGTGCTAtggattttttattttcgtaG